One segment of Sulfobacillus thermosulfidooxidans DSM 9293 DNA contains the following:
- a CDS encoding Ku protein produces MRSLYKGVIGFGLVSIPIQVYKAMDDEKVEIHWLHKVCGSRIQYRKYCPICHVEVEPGEIVRGAPVPDGRYVVLEDQDIIQPSKDHNVTIMSFHLLDAIDPVYFRQAYWLKPLPGGHKAYRLLAETMQDTHLVALAELTLRSKPSLAVVRTFHSSTLMMHTLYFPESLREEGKNFGDVSVQISDKERDMAIMLVKQMQEPFVPERYPNEAKRELLERIQALMPSAITPEETHTTREVMSLMEQLRASVSQTAQRV; encoded by the coding sequence GTGAGAAGCCTGTATAAAGGGGTTATTGGTTTTGGTCTGGTCTCTATCCCCATCCAGGTGTATAAAGCGATGGATGATGAGAAAGTGGAGATTCATTGGCTTCACAAGGTGTGTGGATCCAGGATTCAATATCGCAAATATTGTCCCATCTGCCATGTTGAAGTCGAACCCGGTGAAATTGTGCGAGGGGCTCCTGTACCGGATGGACGTTATGTGGTGCTCGAGGATCAGGACATCATCCAACCGTCGAAAGACCATAACGTGACCATCATGAGTTTTCATCTGTTAGATGCCATTGATCCGGTTTATTTCCGGCAAGCCTACTGGCTAAAACCTCTGCCAGGTGGGCACAAGGCTTACCGGTTATTAGCGGAGACAATGCAGGATACGCATTTAGTCGCGTTGGCGGAGCTGACGCTTCGCTCTAAGCCGTCCTTAGCCGTGGTCCGGACCTTTCACTCGTCGACCTTGATGATGCACACCCTGTATTTTCCGGAAAGTTTGCGTGAAGAAGGAAAAAACTTTGGTGATGTATCCGTGCAAATATCTGACAAAGAACGGGATATGGCCATAATGTTAGTGAAACAAATGCAGGAGCCATTTGTCCCCGAACGCTATCCCAATGAAGCCAAGCGAGAGCTGTTAGAACGGATACAAGCATTAATGCCCTCAGCAATAACCCCGGAGGAAACCCATACAACCCGGGAGGTGATGTCCTTGATGGAACAATTACGGGCATCAGTGTCGCAGACAGCCCAAAGGGTATGA
- the ytfJ gene encoding GerW family sporulation protein yields MEHITNTDSHAYKEGHPIESLMKTAMESIKGMIDVNTVVGQPVQTPDGGTIIPVSRVSFGFAAGGGEYWKRESDGPGHPFGGGSGAGVTVHPVGFLVAHGDNVRLLSVDRGDVLESIVNNVPQLIDQIQHLISGNSKPKAQDHTTTLVDPQDLSQ; encoded by the coding sequence GTGGAACATATCACCAACACGGACTCGCATGCATATAAAGAGGGACATCCTATTGAAAGTCTCATGAAAACCGCCATGGAATCGATTAAAGGCATGATTGATGTGAATACGGTGGTGGGTCAACCAGTTCAGACGCCTGATGGCGGCACAATTATTCCGGTGTCACGTGTTTCCTTTGGATTTGCCGCGGGGGGTGGTGAATATTGGAAACGCGAAAGTGACGGGCCTGGGCATCCTTTTGGCGGTGGGAGTGGAGCCGGAGTGACGGTTCATCCCGTGGGATTTCTGGTGGCTCATGGAGACAATGTCCGGTTACTCTCTGTCGATCGCGGAGATGTGCTCGAATCGATTGTGAATAATGTGCCTCAACTTATCGACCAAATCCAGCATCTCATCAGCGGCAACAGTAAACCGAAGGCCCAAGACCACACCACAACGCTGGTCGATCCCCAAGACTTGTCTCAATAG
- a CDS encoding stage V sporulation protein AE — MRAKPVIIVTDGDNTAYEALKAASESLNLYVLEESKGNPTPLSGQELVKAITRVPEEPVVVMVDDRGEAGTGAGEKALEVLMNAPELNVLGVIAVAANTHPVDGVPIDSSVTDHGRIISHAVDKEGHQVTSSRLYGDTVDVLEDDAGHVPIIGLGDPGKMHGNDSVEHGVPATKRALEEILQRSGYDAS; from the coding sequence ATGCGTGCTAAACCCGTCATTATTGTCACAGATGGTGACAACACGGCTTATGAAGCCTTAAAAGCCGCGAGTGAATCGTTAAATCTCTATGTATTAGAAGAATCAAAAGGGAATCCCACTCCCCTTAGTGGCCAGGAGTTAGTCAAAGCTATTACTCGCGTACCTGAGGAACCCGTCGTAGTCATGGTCGATGACCGGGGCGAGGCCGGAACGGGAGCCGGAGAAAAGGCACTGGAAGTTCTCATGAACGCTCCAGAATTGAATGTGTTGGGCGTTATTGCGGTGGCCGCCAATACCCATCCGGTGGACGGGGTCCCTATTGATTCCTCGGTGACAGATCATGGGCGTATTATTTCCCATGCTGTGGATAAAGAGGGACACCAAGTGACCTCGTCGCGCCTTTACGGCGATACAGTAGATGTCCTCGAAGATGATGCGGGTCACGTACCCATAATTGGGCTAGGCGATCCGGGCAAAATGCATGGGAACGACAGTGTTGAACATGGTGTTCCCGCGACTAAAAGGGCTTTGGAAGAGATTTTGCAAAGGAGTGGGTATGATGCCAGTTGA
- a CDS encoding DEAD/DEAH box helicase, giving the protein MTRKSRQTPSLEHLMGHLHCWPTIAPFVDKGLSLHSYQIDSVLTVVNHLQGRAILADEVGLGKTIEAGLIIAELKAQGLVDRVLILVPAGLITQWIQELKNKFGWQALHNAHDQGWLWVLSIDTAKRPPLYQQLQYVPWDLVIVDEAHHLKNTKTLNYQLVEGLQSRYLVLLTATPMENELTELYTLVNLVKPGLFGNYLRFYRQFILDKRTPKNARALKKLLSQVMVRNQRQDVGLSLPPREVTLWPIVLSEAERRLYDTMTHALKVEYRQRLQGNQTVLPLITLQRELCSSPQALIPTLESSTWLGSLQEELLELARSIPVTAKIRAISDLIRVIGGKVLIFTEYRASQQMIVDFLRDQGILAEAFHGGLTRTERDRLIAWFADGDHVLVSTEAGGQGLNLQFCHQLINFDLPWNPMRIEQRIGRVHRMGQEHPVEIYNLFTVDTIEENILHLLHEKIDLFRHVIGELDVILRHLERRGSLEKRLLDIFFWEDDRKAIEMRLEALGQEFLAARRRLSWPHLDKSSTSPESTGQNPKESVN; this is encoded by the coding sequence ATGACCAGAAAATCGCGACAAACGCCGTCTCTTGAGCACTTAATGGGCCATCTTCATTGTTGGCCGACGATCGCTCCTTTTGTCGACAAGGGGCTGTCTTTGCACAGTTATCAAATCGACAGTGTGTTAACGGTGGTCAATCATCTTCAAGGTCGAGCCATTTTAGCTGATGAAGTGGGACTTGGCAAAACCATTGAGGCGGGATTAATTATCGCAGAATTGAAGGCTCAAGGTCTTGTCGATCGGGTCTTGATCTTAGTGCCAGCGGGGTTGATTACCCAATGGATTCAAGAACTAAAAAATAAGTTTGGCTGGCAAGCGTTACACAATGCGCATGATCAAGGATGGTTGTGGGTATTATCCATTGATACGGCTAAACGACCTCCCCTTTATCAACAATTACAATATGTGCCTTGGGACTTAGTCATTGTCGATGAGGCGCATCACCTGAAGAATACGAAGACCTTAAATTACCAGTTGGTGGAAGGCCTTCAGTCGCGGTATTTAGTCTTACTAACGGCCACACCGATGGAAAATGAATTGACAGAATTATATACCCTGGTCAACTTGGTGAAACCCGGATTATTTGGCAATTATTTACGTTTTTATCGCCAATTTATCTTGGACAAACGGACGCCTAAAAATGCACGGGCATTAAAAAAGTTATTGTCTCAAGTGATGGTTCGCAATCAACGACAGGACGTGGGATTATCGTTGCCTCCCCGTGAAGTCACATTATGGCCCATTGTACTCAGTGAGGCAGAACGCCGCCTGTATGACACGATGACCCACGCTTTGAAGGTGGAATACCGCCAGCGCCTTCAAGGCAATCAGACGGTGCTGCCTTTAATTACGTTGCAACGAGAATTATGTTCGTCACCGCAGGCCCTAATTCCGACGTTGGAATCCTCCACCTGGTTAGGATCCCTCCAAGAAGAACTGTTAGAGCTGGCCCGGTCCATCCCGGTGACCGCCAAAATTCGAGCGATTAGTGATTTGATTCGAGTGATTGGAGGTAAAGTGCTCATTTTTACGGAATACCGGGCCAGTCAGCAAATGATTGTCGACTTCTTAAGGGATCAAGGCATTTTGGCTGAAGCTTTTCATGGAGGATTAACCCGCACTGAGCGTGACCGCTTGATTGCCTGGTTTGCCGACGGGGACCATGTCTTAGTATCCACAGAGGCTGGTGGACAGGGATTAAACCTGCAATTTTGTCACCAGTTAATTAACTTTGACTTACCCTGGAATCCCATGCGTATTGAGCAGCGTATCGGTCGGGTTCACCGCATGGGCCAAGAACATCCGGTGGAAATTTACAACTTGTTCACGGTTGACACCATTGAAGAAAATATATTACATCTACTGCATGAGAAAATTGATTTGTTTCGCCATGTGATTGGGGAACTTGATGTGATTCTCAGACATTTAGAACGCCGAGGAAGCCTGGAAAAACGGTTGCTGGATATCTTTTTCTGGGAAGATGATCGCAAAGCTATTGAAATGCGTTTAGAGGCTTTGGGCCAAGAGTTTTTAGCGGCGCGCCGGCGTCTGAGTTGGCCACATCTGGACAAATCCTCCACGTCGCCTGAGTCAACGGGGCAAAATCCGAAAGAATCTGTTAACTGA
- the scpB gene encoding SMC-Scp complex subunit ScpB, with translation MSLQYDLMIMRKVEALLFTQKDPVSSDQLALWLDMDPRHIPDLLESFGQYLQSRQSGLCVRQIAGGYLLATAPDLSSFLDERLGRQAPEPLSAAAWEVLAIIAYKQPITRLEIEALRQTNSERALDTLVNRELIEQVGRKEAPGRPILYGTTVQFLKEFGLDSLEQLPPLPLLPQDSSTSG, from the coding sequence ATGAGCTTGCAATATGATTTGATGATAATGCGAAAAGTTGAAGCCCTATTATTTACGCAAAAGGATCCAGTCTCCAGTGACCAACTGGCTCTATGGTTAGACATGGACCCCCGGCATATTCCCGATCTTCTGGAATCCTTTGGTCAATATTTACAATCACGGCAATCCGGATTATGTGTGCGTCAGATCGCTGGAGGATATCTATTGGCCACGGCACCTGATTTATCCTCCTTTCTAGACGAGCGATTGGGCAGACAGGCGCCTGAACCGTTGTCAGCTGCAGCTTGGGAAGTCTTGGCGATTATTGCGTATAAACAGCCCATCACCCGTTTAGAAATTGAGGCTTTACGCCAAACGAATTCGGAACGGGCTCTTGATACCCTTGTAAATCGCGAACTCATTGAACAAGTCGGCCGCAAAGAAGCTCCTGGCCGCCCCATTCTTTATGGCACGACAGTACAGTTTCTCAAAGAGTTTGGCCTGGATTCTTTAGAGCAACTCCCTCCTTTACCGCTCCTACCGCAAGACTCTTCCACATCCGGATAA
- the panC gene encoding pantoate--beta-alanine ligase: protein MSRITCLETLDAMKRFRDSVPSHQKVALVPTMGALHAGHLALVEQAKTLAPVVIVSIFVNPMQFGPHEDFEKYPRNLENDLSILEPYHPLTVFAPSVMEMYPHGPSRTIITVPSMTTVMCGLGRPGHFDGVATVVAKLFNITRPHMALFGQKDAQQLAIIKQLVEDLNFPIKIIGVPTVRETSGLAMSSRNQYLTPSQKEQAAFLYQGLYAAQVLFENGERRANQLIHKVQQVLQSQNIDPEYIALVDQRTLEPIEVITDSPALIALAARIGQARLIDNVVLVP, encoded by the coding sequence GTGTCACGGATCACGTGTTTAGAAACCTTGGACGCGATGAAGCGCTTTCGCGATAGTGTCCCGTCCCATCAAAAAGTGGCGTTAGTGCCGACAATGGGCGCGTTACATGCCGGTCATTTGGCGTTGGTGGAACAGGCCAAGACGTTGGCGCCTGTTGTCATTGTTAGCATTTTCGTCAATCCCATGCAATTTGGACCGCATGAAGATTTCGAGAAGTACCCGCGTAATTTAGAGAACGATTTATCGATTTTAGAGCCTTATCATCCGCTTACGGTATTTGCTCCTTCGGTTATGGAAATGTATCCGCATGGACCCAGTCGCACGATCATTACAGTACCTTCGATGACCACGGTCATGTGTGGATTAGGCCGGCCAGGCCATTTTGATGGGGTCGCGACGGTTGTCGCCAAGCTATTTAATATTACGCGGCCCCATATGGCTTTGTTTGGACAAAAAGATGCTCAACAGCTTGCCATTATCAAACAGCTCGTCGAGGATTTAAATTTTCCCATCAAGATTATTGGCGTACCGACCGTGAGAGAGACATCGGGTCTGGCCATGTCCTCACGCAATCAATATTTAACGCCGTCACAAAAAGAACAGGCCGCGTTTCTTTATCAGGGTCTATATGCGGCGCAGGTACTGTTTGAGAACGGGGAACGTAGAGCAAATCAGCTGATACACAAAGTTCAACAGGTCCTACAAAGTCAGAACATCGATCCCGAATATATTGCTCTTGTCGACCAACGAACACTCGAACCCATTGAGGTGATTACAGATTCTCCTGCCTTGATAGCTCTTGCTGCGCGCATCGGACAAGCCCGTTTAATTGATAATGTTGTATTGGTGCCCTAG
- a CDS encoding RNA ligase family protein, translating to MRDPHTFIAPMLAVTVPHPFDDVQWRYEIKWDGYRCQIHWTDHLQIFSRKGESLLRQFPDLSDVAKVLDRPVILDGELIAWENGKPSFSALQRRHVGEHRVIVFDCLYAEGEWLLTKPLKTRLEYLNNVVSTQGKIVVADGVVEQGMALWKAAREHGLEGVMAKHLNSPYLPGKRVRTWQKFLVMNRQWAVVPIISEAEDGQWMWWVSGDNAGGHVMTKLLAPKNWNVDVSSLVREKRGTDIVWRLPCPIDVEVEYRELTAEGKMRHGRIRQWRTSN from the coding sequence ATGAGAGATCCTCACACCTTCATTGCTCCCATGTTGGCGGTTACCGTACCTCATCCCTTTGATGATGTCCAGTGGCGGTATGAAATTAAATGGGATGGTTACCGCTGTCAAATCCATTGGACCGACCATCTCCAAATCTTTTCGCGTAAGGGAGAAAGCTTACTCAGGCAATTTCCGGATTTATCGGATGTTGCTAAGGTGCTCGATCGGCCTGTCATTTTAGATGGGGAGTTGATTGCGTGGGAGAATGGCAAACCGTCTTTTTCGGCTCTTCAACGACGTCATGTGGGGGAGCACCGAGTGATTGTGTTTGACTGTTTATATGCCGAGGGTGAATGGCTTTTGACCAAACCGCTGAAAACACGCCTTGAATATTTGAATAATGTGGTGTCAACGCAGGGAAAAATTGTCGTGGCGGATGGTGTGGTCGAACAGGGCATGGCGTTGTGGAAGGCGGCCAGGGAACATGGTCTTGAAGGGGTCATGGCGAAGCACTTAAACAGTCCCTATTTGCCAGGCAAACGCGTGAGGACATGGCAAAAATTTTTGGTGATGAACCGTCAGTGGGCCGTAGTCCCTATCATTTCAGAAGCCGAGGACGGTCAGTGGATGTGGTGGGTGAGTGGGGACAATGCCGGTGGACATGTGATGACGAAATTATTAGCCCCTAAAAACTGGAATGTAGACGTTTCATCATTGGTCAGGGAAAAAAGAGGGACGGATATCGTCTGGCGCTTACCCTGTCCCATTGACGTGGAAGTCGAATACCGAGAACTCACAGCAGAAGGAAAGATGCGGCATGGTCGAATTCGTCAATGGCGAACATCGAATTAG
- the lysA gene encoding diaminopimelate decarboxylase, with protein sequence MFPDTYQRDEHNRISIGGVPIRQLAEAYGTPLYVLDYATMLHRIHAFQEALNEMTPPGRAFYAGKAFLTTAMAGFLNAHGMGLDVVSGGELYTAIAAGFDMQNIVFHGNVKTAEEIQLALEHNVGYVVVDSLDELHLIDEIAARMSIKAPVLLRLTPGIEAHTHAFIQTGQFDSKFGFSMKDGIHEEAVSVALASSHIDLKGFHAHIGSQIFDEDPFVHNAMRLMEFIQSLWEQRRFWPEVLDIGGGFGVQYTHKDDPPEVPSILARVNQAVQALTPRECEPPVIFIEPGRAIVAEAGVTVYQVNATKTVPGGKNYIAVDGGMGDNIRPALYQAEYMAQVDGKPIDGVALYTLAGRYCESGDILIRDVVLPPVEVGDYVVVFGTGAYNYAMSSNYNRVPKPAVVLVADGHSQLWVKRETYQDLVAQDLPWRDPADLRDFL encoded by the coding sequence ATGTTTCCGGATACGTATCAGAGGGATGAGCACAACCGAATCTCCATAGGGGGCGTGCCGATTCGCCAGTTGGCTGAAGCTTACGGCACACCCTTATATGTATTGGATTATGCGACAATGTTACACCGTATTCATGCTTTTCAAGAGGCATTAAATGAAATGACTCCACCGGGCCGCGCCTTCTATGCTGGGAAAGCCTTTTTGACTACGGCGATGGCGGGATTCTTAAATGCTCACGGCATGGGTCTCGATGTTGTGTCGGGCGGCGAGTTATATACCGCTATCGCGGCCGGATTTGATATGCAAAACATTGTGTTTCATGGCAATGTGAAAACCGCTGAAGAAATCCAATTGGCGCTGGAGCATAACGTGGGATATGTGGTGGTTGATTCACTTGATGAGTTACATCTTATCGATGAGATTGCTGCTCGCATGTCAATCAAAGCTCCAGTCCTTTTACGACTTACTCCGGGGATTGAGGCGCATACCCACGCATTTATCCAAACGGGACAATTTGATTCGAAATTCGGATTTAGCATGAAGGATGGCATTCACGAGGAAGCCGTCAGTGTGGCACTAGCGTCTTCACATATCGATTTAAAGGGCTTTCATGCGCACATTGGATCTCAGATCTTCGATGAAGATCCTTTTGTGCATAATGCCATGCGGCTTATGGAATTTATCCAATCTTTATGGGAACAGCGCCGATTTTGGCCGGAGGTCTTGGATATCGGAGGAGGATTCGGTGTGCAATATACCCACAAGGATGATCCTCCGGAAGTGCCGAGCATTTTGGCCCGGGTCAATCAAGCCGTTCAAGCCCTGACGCCTAGGGAATGCGAACCACCGGTAATATTTATTGAACCGGGCCGGGCTATAGTCGCCGAAGCCGGCGTGACCGTTTATCAGGTTAATGCCACCAAAACGGTTCCCGGTGGTAAAAACTATATCGCTGTAGATGGGGGAATGGGGGACAATATTCGTCCCGCCCTTTATCAAGCCGAATATATGGCGCAGGTTGATGGGAAGCCCATAGACGGGGTTGCCCTTTATACCCTTGCTGGACGATATTGCGAAAGCGGAGACATCTTAATCCGCGACGTCGTCTTGCCTCCTGTAGAAGTGGGAGATTACGTGGTGGTGTTCGGTACCGGTGCGTACAATTATGCCATGTCGTCCAATTATAATCGTGTCCCTAAACCAGCAGTAGTTTTGGTCGCGGATGGACACAGCCAGTTATGGGTGAAACGTGAAACCTATCAAGATTTGGTTGCGCAAGATCTGCCTTGGCGAGATCCTGCCGACTTGCGTGATTTCCTATAG
- a CDS encoding spore germination protein, which translates to MMPVDYLLHGKAMVHSHEISRDLKANVQWLKEYLGYKETFDLIVREFKIGSRQVALVYLDSFVSQTDLTLIMQELFKTPDDQLNHPSLAILLNRKIPFIEITPETALDKTADQILAGPAALLVDGITHAIIMDVRKYPDRNPSEPSLERVLRGPKDGFVETLIFNTILIRRRLRDPNLRIEIHEVGRRSRADVALIYIKDIADDYFVRQIRKRIKDINVDALTMSEKALQEWIMHKPWWNPFPNSRFTERPDVAAEHLTEGHVLVMIDTSPNAMILPVSFFSFLQSVEEYHEDVMVGTYLKWVRFLGVALSWFLPPLWYAMLVSHTHLPDGWQTLIHPTVTEIPIIWQLIGAEIGVDLLRLALTFSPDPLTQSMGFFGAILLGDIAVKAKLIDAQVMVFVAIAAVGTFSAPDIDFGMAVRLLRIFLLIMTGLGELVGVPWDGFFLGILIPIIILVRTNSFGMRYSWPVYPLDGSALGSEFIRKPLNRKFLRPSITLPIDKTHRRPKPKV; encoded by the coding sequence ATGATGCCAGTTGACTATTTGTTGCACGGTAAAGCCATGGTCCACTCCCATGAGATTTCGCGCGACCTCAAGGCAAATGTGCAGTGGTTAAAGGAATATTTAGGATATAAAGAAACGTTTGATCTGATTGTAAGGGAATTTAAGATTGGATCCCGACAAGTCGCTTTAGTATATCTTGATTCTTTCGTCAGTCAGACAGACTTGACCTTAATTATGCAGGAATTATTTAAAACGCCTGATGATCAATTAAACCATCCCAGTTTGGCGATTTTGCTCAACCGCAAAATTCCGTTTATCGAAATCACTCCGGAAACCGCGTTGGATAAGACAGCAGACCAAATTTTAGCAGGGCCCGCTGCCTTATTAGTAGACGGCATTACCCACGCTATCATTATGGATGTCCGAAAATATCCGGATCGCAATCCCAGCGAGCCATCATTAGAGCGTGTTTTACGGGGGCCGAAGGACGGATTTGTGGAAACCCTTATTTTTAACACGATTCTTATTCGAAGACGACTTCGCGATCCCAATTTACGGATTGAAATTCATGAAGTGGGACGACGTTCGCGAGCGGATGTGGCATTGATTTATATTAAGGATATTGCGGACGATTATTTTGTTCGACAGATTCGCAAACGGATTAAGGATATCAACGTGGATGCGCTGACAATGTCGGAAAAAGCTCTTCAGGAATGGATTATGCATAAGCCGTGGTGGAATCCCTTTCCCAATAGCCGATTTACAGAGCGACCGGATGTGGCGGCGGAACACCTGACCGAGGGCCATGTTTTGGTGATGATTGATACATCGCCCAACGCGATGATTTTACCGGTATCCTTTTTCTCATTCTTGCAATCGGTTGAGGAATATCATGAAGATGTGATGGTTGGAACCTATTTAAAATGGGTCCGTTTTTTGGGGGTGGCATTGTCATGGTTTCTTCCGCCGTTATGGTACGCTATGCTCGTCAGTCACACCCACTTACCAGATGGATGGCAGACCCTCATTCATCCTACAGTGACGGAAATTCCCATCATCTGGCAGCTCATTGGTGCCGAGATTGGCGTGGATCTCCTGCGTTTGGCTCTGACATTTAGTCCTGATCCCCTGACCCAATCGATGGGATTTTTTGGTGCCATCCTGTTAGGCGATATTGCTGTGAAAGCGAAACTGATTGATGCCCAAGTGATGGTTTTTGTGGCTATTGCCGCGGTGGGCACCTTTTCCGCTCCGGATATCGACTTTGGTATGGCCGTGCGTCTCTTGCGAATTTTCCTGCTCATTATGACCGGGCTCGGAGAGTTAGTAGGTGTACCGTGGGACGGATTTTTCTTAGGTATTCTCATCCCCATCATTATCCTCGTGAGGACCAATTCATTTGGTATGCGGTATTCATGGCCTGTGTATCCGTTAGATGGGAGTGCATTAGGCTCGGAATTTATCCGCAAACCCTTGAACCGTAAATTCTTAAGGCCATCGATTACGCTGCCTATTGATAAAACGCACCGCCGCCCCAAACCCAAAGTTTAG
- the trpS gene encoding tryptophan--tRNA ligase, with amino-acid sequence MKDRVLSGMQPSGALHIGNWMGALDNWVKMQDIYDSYFMVADFHSLTTGYHDTRQLPSMVFNMVVDWLAAGLDPQRSIIFRQSMVPQHAELHLLLSMITPLGWLERVPSYKEKLKELAQRDIHTYGFLGYPVLMSSDIILYRANKVPVGQDQVPHVELTREIVRRFNTLYGDVLVEPEAVLTEARVLPGLDGKKMSKSYGNTLALGEPADSITKKIRVMVTDPARVKRSDPGHPEVCPVFSLHKVFSEQQTVEEIDQACRNATIGCVDCKALLAGSINTRLDPIRERRTQWEAHPEQVEEILQEGAKSAQKLAQATMDEVKDAMHLNALQ; translated from the coding sequence ATGAAGGATCGTGTCTTATCAGGAATGCAACCTTCTGGAGCACTTCATATTGGGAATTGGATGGGTGCATTAGATAACTGGGTGAAAATGCAAGACATCTACGACTCGTATTTTATGGTTGCAGATTTCCATTCCCTTACGACAGGCTATCATGACACCCGTCAGCTTCCTTCTATGGTCTTTAATATGGTCGTAGATTGGCTAGCTGCGGGACTGGATCCGCAACGATCCATTATTTTTCGCCAATCCATGGTACCTCAACATGCGGAGTTACATCTTTTACTCAGCATGATTACACCTCTGGGATGGTTAGAGCGGGTTCCCAGTTACAAGGAAAAATTGAAGGAATTAGCTCAGCGTGATATTCATACCTATGGATTTTTAGGCTATCCGGTTTTAATGTCATCGGATATCATTCTTTATCGTGCAAACAAGGTCCCTGTGGGTCAAGATCAGGTTCCTCATGTTGAGTTGACCAGGGAAATTGTTCGCCGGTTTAACACGTTGTATGGCGATGTCTTGGTCGAACCGGAAGCGGTCTTAACTGAGGCGCGTGTGCTTCCGGGATTAGACGGTAAAAAGATGAGTAAGAGTTATGGGAACACGTTAGCCCTAGGAGAACCAGCCGACAGCATCACAAAGAAAATCCGCGTCATGGTGACCGATCCCGCACGGGTAAAGCGTTCTGATCCTGGTCACCCTGAAGTGTGTCCGGTATTTAGTTTGCATAAAGTGTTTAGTGAGCAGCAAACCGTTGAGGAAATTGATCAGGCTTGTCGGAACGCTACGATTGGCTGTGTAGATTGCAAAGCGCTTTTGGCCGGGTCAATCAATACCCGCTTAGATCCGATTCGGGAACGGCGCACTCAATGGGAAGCCCATCCAGAACAAGTGGAAGAAATTCTTCAAGAGGGTGCGAAATCTGCCCAAAAATTAGCCCAAGCGACCATGGACGAGGTTAAAGATGCCATGCATCTGAACGCCCTGCAATGA
- a CDS encoding DNA polymerase domain-containing protein: MVEFVNGEHRISLHVSHPERVLFPEIGVTRLDLLDYYAAVSSVILPHYSHRALTVKRWPHGIHGPMFYQKHERVRTNASQMIQIYSWKELLQWVALGVIEWHVPLGLIEEPDQHDWAVFDLDPHEVGWEKVAEATKIMAKLLELLRIPYLLKTSGHKGMHIYIRIEPEPSETVTMACHLIAEIAVKSYPHLFTTERLKVKRGQRVYIDFLQNGYHRTMAGVYSVRAVETASVSCPVMLDEVDILPTWWTMPRVIERIGRYGDLFGVFTPVISLRQHLKDQGIMVPPTLNHSLEGGGQ, from the coding sequence ATGGTCGAATTCGTCAATGGCGAACATCGAATTAGCCTTCATGTTTCGCACCCTGAGCGGGTGTTATTCCCAGAAATCGGGGTGACCCGGCTCGATTTATTGGACTATTATGCTGCCGTGAGCTCGGTGATTTTGCCGCACTATTCGCATCGTGCTTTGACGGTGAAACGGTGGCCCCATGGAATTCACGGGCCGATGTTTTATCAAAAACATGAGCGGGTTCGGACCAATGCCTCGCAGATGATTCAAATTTATTCATGGAAAGAATTGTTACAATGGGTGGCACTGGGGGTTATTGAATGGCATGTTCCGCTCGGTTTAATTGAGGAACCGGACCAGCATGATTGGGCAGTTTTCGATTTGGATCCCCATGAGGTAGGGTGGGAGAAAGTCGCAGAGGCAACAAAAATCATGGCCAAACTTTTGGAATTACTCCGTATTCCTTATCTTCTAAAAACCTCGGGTCATAAAGGGATGCATATTTATATTCGAATTGAGCCTGAACCCTCTGAAACCGTAACCATGGCGTGTCATCTTATTGCCGAGATCGCTGTCAAGAGCTACCCTCATTTATTCACCACAGAACGTCTAAAAGTTAAGCGAGGACAACGGGTCTATATCGATTTCTTGCAAAACGGATATCACCGGACTATGGCGGGAGTCTACAGCGTGCGCGCGGTTGAGACGGCATCTGTTTCCTGTCCTGTCATGCTTGACGAAGTGGATATTTTGCCCACGTGGTGGACAATGCCGCGTGTTATAGAACGAATTGGGCGCTATGGTGATCTTTTCGGCGTTTTTACACCTGTCATTTCTTTACGCCAGCATCTTAAAGATCAAGGAATCATGGTTCCTCCCACCTTAAATCACTCGTTGGAGGGTGGGGGCCAATGA